The genomic interval GCGGCGCAGGACGCCGGGCGTGCTGCCGGACAGTTCCTGCTGCGCGGCCTGCCCATGCTGCTGCTGTTCGGGCTGGTGTGGGACATGACGTTTGCTGCGGGCGCCACCGCCGGGACGCAGACGGTCCTGAGCGTCCTGCTGGCCTGGGCATGCGGATTCCTGTTCCGGTTCCTGGTGAACTGCGCGGCGTTCTGGTCCCCGGACGCCGTGGGCTTCGGGCGGTTCGCGTGGGCGGTGCTGGGCCTGAGCTGCGGATTCCTGATGCCGCTGGCGTTCTTCCCGGCCAGGGTTCAGGCGCTGCTGGCGTACACCCCCTTTCCCAGCATGCTGAACACGCCACTGGAACTGTGGGTCGGCGTGAAGGGCGGCGCGGCCGCCTGGGCGGCCCTGGCCGCGCAGCTGGGCTGGACAGCGGCGCTTCTTGCCGCGTGCCTGCTCACCCTGCGTGCCGGTCTGCGCCGGCTGGAGGTCGCCGGTGGGTGAGCTCCGGCACCTCCTGAGCCTGTACGTTCGCCTGCTGGGCGCGCAGGTGCGGTCGCAGGGCGCGCACCGCACGTCCTTCCTGCTCGACGCCCTGGGCAGCATGCTGATCACCGCCGCTGAATTTGCCGCGCTGGCGCTGGTGCTGCCCCGTTTCGGCGGCCTGAACGGCTGGACGCTGGGCGAAATCAGCCTGCTGTACGGCCTGGCCGAACTGGCGTTCGTGCTGATGGACCTCGTGTTTGGCGGCTTCGACGCACCCAACCTGTCCGCGCACGTCCGCGCAGGAACCTTCAGCACGTTCCTCCTTCGCCCTGCACCGCTCGCCGTGCAGGTGTTCGGCTCGGATTTCGCACTGCGCCGCCTGACCCGCGTCGTCCTGGCCGCCGCGATCCTCGCGTACGGCCTGACACACGCGGCCGTGCCCTGGCACCCGGGCGCGGCGTTGCTGCTCGCCGGCTGTGTGGCCGGCATGGTGTGCTTTTTCGGGGGGCTGTTCGTGATCGGCGGCACCCTCACCTTCTGGACGGTGGAGAGCGTGGAGGCCATGAACGTCCTGACGTACGGCGGCCGCACCCTGATCAGTTACCCCATGGACATCTACGGCACGTGGCTGCGCCGCACCTTCACGTACCTGATTCCCGCCGGGTTCCTGTCCTATCTGCCCGTGCTGCATCTGCTGGGCCGCCCCCTGCCGGACGGCCTGCCCACCTGGGCCGCCCTGCTCGGCCCACTGGCCGGCCCGCTGCTGCTGACCGCGGCGTTCGCCTTCTGGCGCTCCGGCGTGCGGCACTACGAGGGCACCGGCACCTGAACCGCTGTGCGGCTGAGCGCCTGACCGGCCGACGGCCCCCGCCCCGAAAGGAGACCCCTCTGTGATTCACGTCGAGCATCTGCGCAAGACCTTCACCACCCGCACCGGCCGCTTTCTCAGCGCCCAGCGCCGCACCCACGACGCCGTGCGTGACATCTCCTTCCACGTTCCCCGCGGCGAGATCGTCGGGTACCTCGGCCCGAACGGCGCCGGCAAAAGCACCACCGTCAAGATCCTCACCGGGCTGCTCGTTCCCGACAGCGGCCACGTGCGCGTGGGCGACCTGACCCCCTGGCAGGACCGGCGCCGGCACGTCGCGCGGCTCGGCGCGGTGTTCGGGCAGCGCACCACCCTCTGGTGGGACCTGCCCGTTCTGGACAGCCTGGACCTCCTGCGGCACGTGTACCGCGTTCCGAAGGACCGCTGGCAGGCCAACCTGACGACCTTCACCGACCTGCTGGACCTCGCGCCGTTCCTGCGCACCCCCGCACGCGCCCTGTCCCTGGGGCAGCGCATGCGCGCCGACCTCGCCGCGGCGCTGCTGCACGACCCCGAACTGCTGTTCCTCGACGAACCCACCGTCGGTCTGGACGTTGTGGCGAAGGAACGCATCCGTGAATTCATCGCGCACATCAACCGCGAGCGGCAGGTCACGGTGCTGCTCACCACCCATGACCTTGGTGACGTGGAACGCCTCGCGCGGCGCGTCATGATCATCGACCTGGGCCAGCTGCTGTACGACGGCGACCTCGCGCAACTTCAGGCCCGTTACGGCAACCAGCGTGAACTGCACGTCGAGTACGCCGACCCCCCCCAGCACACCCAGGTGCCCGGCCTGACCCTCCTGCACGCCGACGGGCCCCGCGCGGCGTATGCCTTCACCGGCCCCGCCGCGCCCCCGATCGCGCGCGTGACCGCGCACGCGTCCGTCCGCGATCTCACGGTGCGGGAACCGGACATCGAGGCCACCATCCGAAGAATCTACGAAGGCGGCCTGCTGCGCCCCGCGCTAGGCTGACCGAATGACGACACCCGAGCCCGCTGAGCGGCCACCCGCCAGCGCCGCAGCACAGGCCCGGGCCAGC from Deinococcus taeanensis carries:
- a CDS encoding ABC transporter permease, with the translated sequence MTITPAPPGGASVRPLALLALPWAVARLGFQRQFAYPQATLWGLITNTFFGLLRVAVLSALFGARPQVAGYTVQDAITFTGLTQALIAALSLFGWFDFMRVVHRGEVAGDLLRPTPLLTFWAAQDAGRAAGQFLLRGLPMLLLFGLVWDMTFAAGATAGTQTVLSVLLAWACGFLFRFLVNCAAFWSPDAVGFGRFAWAVLGLSCGFLMPLAFFPARVQALLAYTPFPSMLNTPLELWVGVKGGAAAWAALAAQLGWTAALLAACLLTLRAGLRRLEVAGG
- a CDS encoding ABC transporter permease yields the protein MGELRHLLSLYVRLLGAQVRSQGAHRTSFLLDALGSMLITAAEFAALALVLPRFGGLNGWTLGEISLLYGLAELAFVLMDLVFGGFDAPNLSAHVRAGTFSTFLLRPAPLAVQVFGSDFALRRLTRVVLAAAILAYGLTHAAVPWHPGAALLLAGCVAGMVCFFGGLFVIGGTLTFWTVESVEAMNVLTYGGRTLISYPMDIYGTWLRRTFTYLIPAGFLSYLPVLHLLGRPLPDGLPTWAALLGPLAGPLLLTAAFAFWRSGVRHYEGTGT
- a CDS encoding ABC transporter ATP-binding protein, coding for MIHVEHLRKTFTTRTGRFLSAQRRTHDAVRDISFHVPRGEIVGYLGPNGAGKSTTVKILTGLLVPDSGHVRVGDLTPWQDRRRHVARLGAVFGQRTTLWWDLPVLDSLDLLRHVYRVPKDRWQANLTTFTDLLDLAPFLRTPARALSLGQRMRADLAAALLHDPELLFLDEPTVGLDVVAKERIREFIAHINRERQVTVLLTTHDLGDVERLARRVMIIDLGQLLYDGDLAQLQARYGNQRELHVEYADPPQHTQVPGLTLLHADGPRAAYAFTGPAAPPIARVTAHASVRDLTVREPDIEATIRRIYEGGLLRPALG